agagacacacagagagaggcagagacataggcagagggagaagcaggctccctatagggagccagatgcaggactcgatctcatgaccccaggatcacaccctgagccgaaggcagacactcaaccactgagccacccaggcaccccaagaaggaGATTTTCAATTAACTCTTGTAATGAAGATGAAATCCAGTGCTTGTTTTGGATTAGCTGGGTACTCAAGTATTTATGTAATAGATCAGTTATGTGGGAGCTCTGGAGAGCCAAATTGTCAGgcttatatacttatatactatCTTGCTTCCAGCCTTCTTTCTTAGTCCTTTCTGTACATTCCTTCCCTTCTACTCCCAAACATTATATCAGGAGTGAaggtatttttcatatatatatatatatatatatatatatatatacacacatatatgtatatatgtatatatataaaataggtattttccatatatatatgatattgtaAAGTACcatttatcatttgtatttttaaaatcattggttttttccccccaaatgaatTAAAGCATAAAAACTTATGTCTAAACTTAAAAACATGGtatgtttaaattatattttgtttgtgagtgatgaaggaaagaagagctgGGAAAACAGGGATGCtccatttatgtatttgttcagtCCGTCCTTTCTGCAGATGTCCCTTCTGAGACCAGTGAGTCTTAGCACAATGTATACCCTACATATCCTTTCAGATTTGTGCATGACTATGTTTTTGTTGATCACGGTTCTGAGATACAGCAGGAGAGAGATGATTAATTTAGAAAGCTGGATGGAAGAGTTCGTGACCGTGTCTCAGACCCGTCCCACCCTGTGCCCTTAGATGGTAAAATGTGTGGCTGTGCTGAGATAACTTGACCTTGACCCTGCACAGGAAAAGTAGAGTCTGAGTTTACAGAAAACTGAAGGAAATAAATTACCATTCTTTAAAACCCTTTTCCAATACCTCTAGGAGGTCCCTCTGGGGTTAGCGCAGCCCAACCCCAAGAGGCAAGTCTGTCTAGGGTAGGTTGAACCTCAGTCAAGGCGGATGTGGTGAATTCTACATTTGGTTCTGTTGCTGGGTGGCCTGAGAGTCTAGTTGAGTGTAAATTTACTGTTGAAATGCTCTAGGCATCTCTGCAATGAGATTTTTCTGGAGTCCTTTGGATCCATGATGGCTCTGGACAGGACAAGGTGCTGCTTAAATGTTAATATGCGCAGAATTGGCTGAAATGTAGGTGGGCTTGGGTTGGGGTCTTGAGATTATGTTTGTGATTTGTTCCTTGGTGATGAGTAGCATGGGGAGGGGTGGAGTTTGGGGGaggttctttcttttccttttttttttttttttggctattattttttatagaagaCTTTCACTTTTCTGTGGCCTGATCTAGGCAAATAGTGCTTTAACATCAGGCTTTTTCCTTGGCCTATTTGGTGAAGGTTCTCCAAGTCTTAAGTGTTATCAGAAGTTTTGCTACAACAACTCTTGGTCTTCTCCCTTTAGAAGGGAGCTGGGCTGAGCCAAGCCTCTGGGGACTGGACAGAGCAAGATACTGGATTACTtgtttttctcacatttcttGGCAGCTACTAAAATCAGCAAAATCCTTCTTtaataattagtaaaaaaaaaaaaagtaaataattgtaAAGCTAgttttgtgtttccatttctgtttcttttttcctaatattacTGCTactagtcatttttttaaatgtatttttagccTGAAGTTATGTAAAAAGCTTTTATTCCACCAGTAAATATTTTGGTACATTAAAGGTTGTGTCACAGTGAAATATGGGAAAATCATAAAAGTAGAATTTTCTGACCTTTGTTGCAGAAGCACTTCATGCTCTGCGCTTCGttaaaagaaaagaggcaggTGGGTCAAAGGtagtaaaatataaatctgaGAGAAGATGCatttactgtggccaagttcaaaagggcgCGGCCCGTGCTCCCAGGGCTCTGACGGACTCTGGTCTCCCGTTTAGACCTTCCATCCCTTGCGAGTGTGTCTCGGGGTCCGGTGCGGCCTCATCGCTCCGCACGTGGCTGTGCGGTTTCCCGGCACCGTGTCCTGGAGAGACCGTCCTTTGCCCAGCGCGGGGCCTTTCGCGCTCTGTGGGTTACTGGGTGGCGGGAGAGTGGAGGGCGCAGCCCCGGGTTCTCGGTTCTGCCCCACTgacgtgcgtgtgcgtgtgcgtgtgcgtgtgcgtgtgcgtctgcgtgtgcgtgtgcgtgtgcgtcgGGGCCACACCGGCCTGGTGGCCCTGAAATCCGGGACTGTGCGGCCCCGGCTCTGGCCTTCTTCGTCAGTGTCCCCGGCTGTTCGGGCCTTCGGGCGATCACGGTGTATGTCGGTTCACGGAAAACAGGGAAATGCGCCGCTTCGGTGTCTTGTGCACATTGTGAGGGGAGGCGGCCCTCgtgctcctgtggggagcccgtcCCGGTCCGCGTCCTCCTTGGCCTGTGCTGGGGGCGGTCGGTGGGTGTTGAACGTGGGCTCTGTGCGTCCCTGtgcgagccccccccccccccccccccccgcggcgaCGGGCGACAGCTGGGACCCTGCGTGCGAGCCGGCTCGGCCCCAAGGGCCTGTGTGCTCCGGGTGTGTGGGCCGCggcgcccgcccccccgccgccgcccccaccGCCGCAGCCCgagctcccgccccgccccgccccggcccggccccgccccggccccaggCCTTGCTGGGCTCCCAGCGGTGGGCGctccccgggccccctcccccgccgctcCCCGCAGCTGCAGGGCTCGCAGCagcccctggggggagggggctccttggggctcctggggctccccctccccctcccagcggctccggggcggggcctgcagcgCTCACTTTGGGCCGGGGAGCGGCGTGTGCACACGGGGACGCTCACGGCAGGGCGCTGCCCGCAGAGGGGCCGGGGCCTGGCCGGGCTCGGGGCGCCGCCTTCCGCCTTCCTCCGCgcaggcccgccccgccccgcccccgccccgcccccgccgccccgcccccgccgccccgcccccgcccccgccgccttGGCCACCGCCGGGCCGCCCGGGACCGCAGGCCGAGGCCCGCCGCCTCCGGAAGTGCTGCTCGCACAGGCGGCACAGGCGGCGCTGGGGCTCGCCACGGCCGTGAGTTTCCACGCTGTCGTCACGTTTAGGCCCGAGTCGCAGTGGATGCGCCCCGCGCCCGCCACCGGGAAGCTGcggcccgccccgcgccctgGCGCCGCTGCAGCCCGGCCAAGGCCGCCTCCGGTCTCCTCTGGTCTTAGATCTCGAGACTCCGGAACCACGTCCTGGCagttgctttctctttctcttccttctgcttaaCCGTATCATTCCCGTGTTTCCTCCCGTGTCCATTTGTGGGGCTTCCCTGCGCTGAAACGATGACCGGACACTCAAGATTTCAGCAGCAGGACCCGCCGGCTGACCCCGCAGCCCGCCACCGGCCTCTGCCCCCCCCGGGTGTCACTGACCCACCGTGGCGTCCGCGTCTACCTACCCTGCACCTTATGTGAGCCTGTGCGCAGGGTCGGTCGCTGTGTCGGACCCGACGACGGAGGCTTCCACGGACAGCACTGTGGGCCGAAGGGCACGGCCAAATGGACGTCGCAAACGGGACGGACCTGCCCCAGAGACTCCGAGAAATGTCCCGGGCCTGTGCTCGGTAGAGATGCGGTGTGCGCTGTGGGCCGGTCACCCAGGCCTTCCGCAGCCGGCAGCCACCGACTCCAGCCGGTCGCAGTTGGCCACGGTCATTGCTGAGGGCTTCTGAGATTTGATGTAGGACTCTGAAAGGATGGATCTTGACTGGACCAGATCCCTCCAGCCTTTGCTTTGATCAGGCTGAATCCTCCAGGAATGAACGATGGACAGGAAAAAGAGTAGGATTTTGCTCTGTGTAACTGAAGTGGCAATTGGCCTCAACAGCAGTTGATGCCCTTTCAAGGGCAGAGAAACTGTCTGTCGAGCTACAGCCCTttgcagcattttaaaaacagcatttttaaatgCGTATTTGTTGAATACAAGTTCATCTTTAAATCTAAGACAAGAATTCTCTTCACTTAGACTTTTCATTGTTTAGAATCAAAAAGTGAAaccttttttcacattttcatttctctctttcttctttttttttaagattttatttattcatgagagatagagagagagagagaggcagagacacaggctgagggagaagcaggctctgtgcagggagcctgacgcaggactcagtccccagactccgggatcactccctgggcccaaggcagcgctaaaccactgagccacccgggctgcccctgctctTCTTTCTTATGTACGGATTTTGACAATTGAAAAGTCAAACTTAAGTCAGTTTTGGCTTGGTTTTCACAGAAATGAAAGATggttgaaaaatatgtattttggggcacatgggtggctcagtggttgagcctctgcctttggctcaggtcctgatcctggggtcttgggatcgagttccgcattgagctccctgcctgcttctcccactgcctgtgtctctgcctctgtctgtgtctctcatgaataaataaacgaaaccattaaaaaaaaaatttaaaaaaagtgtttttctagGGCAAAGAATTATGAAAGGTAcaagtgctcgctttggcagtaCATACACTAAAATATGAAAGCTGCAACAAATCCTgatagacatttaaaatattttttggaaaaggatACATATTAAAGATCTGACCCTACATATTAAAACTTTTGATTTTCAGGCAATTCTTTATGGAAGAGGTTAGTATCAAGCTTTTCACCTCTGGGGCCTTACAATTAGAGACCATATTTGAACTTGACTTACTGTCACCCAGAGGAGACCCATAGAAGAGTTATTCTGCTCAGATCTTTGTGGTTAATTTGGGTTCCTCTGATTATTTTCTGTGGCATCAACAAATGACTTGTCTTTATAATTAGCACTTTGTAGAGTATTAACAGGAGCTGTCACAGGTTGAGTAAACTTTTAGGTTATTGTTAGAAGACTCAATTTCTATGATAGTTTTTGGTGATTACTACTGTAGCATGGATTTATTGGTTTATATTTGATCTTAGTCTAAAGGCTAACAAACAGATTTACTGGTTTGAAAACATGGTACAGATTGAAGGAATGGTGTTTATCCTGCAGGGGAACAGATCAAGCTGGCTTCCCTCTCGAAGACCACATCTCAGTGGTTTTTCATAGCTGGGATTCCACATGGCCTGAGGTTTGCTGCTGTCATTGAAGAGCCAAAAGAAGAGAATTGCCAGTAAGCCCATGTTGTTCCCAGGTCTGTTCAGCCCAGCTACTGTGTTCCTGAGTGTCTGCTTTGTTCTGAGACTAGGCTAGGTCCTAGGAGTAGAGAAAAGAATGTGATGTAGCCCTAGCCAAGCCCATCAAGGACAGTTCTTAATCAGGGACCTTGGTACAgtcattctttttgcttttttttttttttttttaagtacaagaTACTGCATATTATCCCTTTCCTAACCTTTCCTAAGAAAATCAATGTATAAGTGAAGTGAGCAGGTCTAGAATCGCCAAGAGGAAACGTTCTGTGGTCAGTATTCCTAAGGAAGCTGTGTATTGCCTTGGAGCCCCATCCCTAAGGGCTACTCCATACCATGCTCTGGAATTGGCCTTTCTGCGCCCAAGGCCTTATTGCATCTCTAAAAGCCTCGTATACATGCTCAGTGCCACAGGGAAAGCAATATAATAGCGTATAAAATGTGATTTCCCTGATCCCTCTACCCTCTCTAGTCTCATTCGCCCAATAATGCTAACCTCTGGTGCCTATCCACCTCAGACCTTCTCCATACTCATACAAGCACGCATACTTGTACGAAAGTAGGCTTTATCTatcttcctttccattccttccctctttctttctttctttcttcctcccttcccttcccttccttctttcctactttctttttttccttccttccttccttccttccttccttccagcatTGGTTAGGTCAAGATTCTAACATCTCAACTGTAACAatgtggaggagcagagggagagagagaatcttaagcaggctccatgctgggcgtgaaCTTGGgttcgatcccatgaccttgagatcatgacctgggcctaaaTTAAGAGTTGGAAGTCTAACGGATGGAGCCACCCTGGCGCTCCTCCACTGTAACAGTTTTTGAGACAACATAGGAAAAATGAATTGGGGTTGGGTACAGAGTCCATTGTAGAGATACAAACTAAAATATTTCTGGATGAAATGATATGTCTGGGGTTCGTTTTAAAATACTCCTTTGAAAACAACATAAAAGTGTTTTGGGAACATGGAGGTTCATTATGCTAGTTTCTTTTacgcatatttaaaattttcataataataggtaaaaagaaaaaaatcatgaattagGTTAGCATAGAGCTAAGACCTGGTTTTGAGTCAACTTTGTGACTTACCAGCTGTGACTTTGGACTAACGTTTAATCGTTGCTGATTCTATCACTATTAATAAAACCA
The Vulpes lagopus strain Blue_001 chromosome 10, ASM1834538v1, whole genome shotgun sequence genome window above contains:
- the LOC121499394 gene encoding myosin heavy chain IB-like — translated: MDTGGNTGMIRLSRRKRKRKQLPGRGSGVSRSKTRGDRRRPWPGCSGARARGGPQLPGGGRGAHPLRLGPKRDDSVETHGRGEPQRRLCRLCEQHFRRRRASACGPGRPGGGQGGGGGGGAAGAGRRGRGGGGAGRACAEEGGRRRPEPGQAPAPLRAAPCRERPRVHTPLPGPK